One genomic region from Buchnera aphidicola (Melanaphis sacchari) encodes:
- the hscA gene encoding Fe-S protein assembly chaperone HscA, which translates to MISLKEKFDNKLVLGIDFGTTYSLVSSIRNRRITLLKDENKCYLLPSVIYFNKDKFLIGAEAEKKIIEDPTNTIISVKRLIGRSINFIEKQFPNLPYIIHRSEDGGIFFHTNAGIFTPIDIVSKILEYLRRRACYAYDQEIRSTVITVPAYFNNIQRESIKKAAILAQMKLIRLLNEPTSAAIAYGLQEKKQGIIIVYDLGGGTFDVSILKLNQGVFEVLATSGDANLGGDDFDLCLLKYISKKLNLSNENDKFFQSLLLQKSKEIKIKLSQCEKVKIDFFDYHETIHRDEFNAITLHLVQKTLLICSNILKEIDLKKESIQEVIMVGGSTRIPIVYEEVQKFFNKPLLTTINPDQVVAIGAAIHANMLMQNSYYKKTLLLDVVPLSLGIEVMGGVVEKIIFKNTSIPISKTKEFTTFKDNQTAILIHVLQGEQELVQDCISLSRFVLKGIPPQKAGKIRILVTFEIDTDGLINITASEKYTQKEKKIQIDNNIFSI; encoded by the coding sequence ATGATTTCTTTGAAAGAAAAATTTGATAATAAATTAGTTTTAGGTATTGATTTTGGAACAACATATTCCCTTGTATCTTCAATAAGAAATAGACGTATAACTTTATTAAAAGATGAAAATAAATGTTATTTATTGCCTTCAGTTATATACTTTAATAAAGATAAATTTTTGATTGGAGCAGAAGCTGAAAAAAAAATTATTGAAGATCCAACAAATACAATTATTTCAGTAAAACGTTTAATTGGACGTTCTATTAATTTTATTGAAAAACAATTTCCTAATTTACCTTATATTATACATAGAAGTGAAGATGGAGGTATTTTTTTTCATACTAATGCTGGTATTTTCACTCCTATTGATATTGTGAGTAAAATATTAGAATATTTAAGAAGGAGAGCATGTTATGCATATGATCAAGAAATTCGATCAACTGTTATTACAGTACCTGCATATTTTAATAATATCCAAAGAGAATCAATTAAAAAAGCCGCAATATTAGCGCAAATGAAATTGATTAGATTATTAAACGAACCTACATCTGCTGCTATTGCATATGGTCTACAGGAGAAAAAACAGGGGATAATAATTGTATATGATTTAGGAGGAGGGACTTTCGATGTATCTATATTAAAATTAAATCAAGGTGTTTTTGAAGTTTTAGCAACGAGTGGGGATGCAAATTTAGGAGGCGATGATTTTGATTTATGTTTATTAAAATACATTTCTAAGAAATTAAATTTGTCTAATGAAAATGATAAATTTTTTCAATCGTTATTACTTCAAAAATCAAAAGAAATTAAAATAAAACTAAGTCAATGCGAGAAAGTAAAAATAGATTTTTTTGATTATCATGAAACAATTCATCGTGATGAATTTAATGCAATTACCCTACATTTAGTTCAAAAAACATTGCTTATTTGTTCTAATATTTTAAAAGAAATTGATTTAAAAAAAGAAAGTATTCAAGAAGTTATTATGGTCGGAGGATCTACGCGTATTCCTATAGTTTACGAAGAAGTTCAAAAATTTTTTAATAAACCTTTATTAACAACTATTAATCCAGATCAAGTAGTTGCAATAGGCGCTGCTATTCACGCTAATATGCTTATGCAAAATAGTTATTATAAAAAAACGTTATTATTAGATGTTGTTCCTTTATCATTAGGTATTGAAGTTATGGGCGGTGTAGTAGAAAAAATTATTTTTAAAAATACATCTATACCAATTTCGAAAACAAAAGAATTTACAACTTTTAAAGATAATCAAACTGCTATTTTAATTCATGTATTGCAAGGAGAGCAAGAACTTGTTCAGGATTGTATTTCTTTATCACGTTTTGTATTAAAAGGTATTCCACCT
- the hscB gene encoding Fe-S protein assembly co-chaperone HscB, with product MDYFSLFNLKKKFKIDKELLTQNFYKLQLKFHPDLFISKSEHEKKIVLKKSIKINQGYTTLKDSLSRALYLLSLNGLKISQEKISFYNQDFLKKYFSFYEELDFLTKNTVDKEKIKIYLKKIQKKIKSYEDIIEVEFNKKNWDKFIQAVIKLRFFKNMQTRLKTNNIILYR from the coding sequence ATGGATTACTTTTCATTATTTAATTTAAAAAAAAAATTTAAAATTGATAAAGAATTGCTTACTCAAAACTTTTACAAATTACAATTAAAATTTCATCCTGATTTATTTATCAGTAAATCTGAACACGAAAAAAAAATAGTTCTTAAAAAATCTATAAAAATTAATCAAGGTTATACAACTTTAAAAGATTCATTAAGTAGAGCATTGTATCTTCTTTCTTTAAATGGTTTAAAGATTAGCCAAGAAAAAATATCATTTTATAATCAAGATTTTTTAAAAAAATATTTTTCTTTTTATGAAGAATTAGATTTTTTAACTAAAAATACCGTAGATAAAGAAAAAATTAAAATTTATTTAAAAAAAATACAAAAAAAAATAAAAAGTTACGAAGATATTATTGAGGTAGAATTTAATAAAAAAAATTGGGACAAATTTATTCAAGCAGTTATTAAATTGCGTTTTTTTAAAAATATGCAAACTCGTTTAAAAACTAACAATATTATTTTATACAGATAA
- the iscU gene encoding Fe-S cluster assembly scaffold IscU, whose product MAYSKKVMDHYENPRNVGSFSNSDTNVGSGLVGAPACGDVMKLQIKVNDEGIIEDACFKTYGCGSAIASSSLVTEWIKGKSITEAQEIKNTSIAEELELPPVKIHCSILAEDAIKAAVENYKNKKNNS is encoded by the coding sequence ATGGCATATAGTAAAAAAGTTATGGATCATTATGAAAATCCTCGGAACGTTGGTTCTTTTTCTAATTCTGATACAAATGTAGGTAGTGGATTAGTAGGTGCGCCAGCGTGTGGTGATGTAATGAAATTACAAATTAAAGTTAATGATGAAGGAATTATTGAAGATGCGTGTTTTAAAACTTATGGTTGCGGTTCTGCAATAGCTTCTAGTTCACTGGTAACAGAATGGATAAAAGGAAAATCTATTACAGAAGCACAAGAAATTAAAAATACTAGCATAGCAGAGGAATTAGAATTACCACCAGTAAAAATTCATTGTTCCATCTTAGCAGAGGATGCAATTAAAGCAGCAGTAGAGAATTATAAAAATAAAAAAAATAATAGTTAA
- a CDS encoding IscS subfamily cysteine desulfurase: MKTPIYLDYAATTPVELKVAKKMMNYLTIDGIFGNSASRSHKFGWEAEEAVDIARNEISELIGADSREIVFTSGATEANNLAIKGIAYFHKKKGNHIITSKTEHKSVLDTCRYLESVGFSITYLTPKNNGIIDLSDLKKNIKKNTILISIMHVNNETGIIQDINNISKICRSNDIFFHVDATQSVGKIPINLKHSSIDLMSFSAHKIYGPKGIGGLYVRRKPRVRLSALLHGGGHERGMRSGTLPVHQIVGMGESCKIAKKKIKDDFIYLNHLKNILWNGIKNIEEVYLNSDLQQGAPHILNVSFNYVEGESLIMALKDLAISSGSACTSSSLEPSYVLRALGIKDELAHSSIRFSIGRFTTEEEINHTISLVHKSIHKLRELSPLWEMFKSGVDLNSIEWDHN, from the coding sequence ATGAAAACTCCAATTTATTTAGATTATGCCGCAACAACTCCGGTAGAATTAAAAGTTGCAAAAAAAATGATGAATTATTTAACAATAGATGGAATTTTTGGAAATTCAGCTTCTCGATCCCATAAATTTGGTTGGGAAGCTGAAGAAGCGGTTGATATTGCACGAAATGAAATATCCGAATTAATTGGTGCAGATTCTCGTGAAATTGTATTCACATCTGGTGCTACTGAAGCGAATAATTTAGCAATTAAAGGTATTGCTTATTTTCATAAAAAAAAGGGTAATCATATCATCACAAGTAAAACAGAACACAAATCTGTATTAGATACTTGTAGATATTTAGAAAGTGTAGGTTTTTCAATTACTTATCTTACACCTAAAAATAATGGAATTATTGATTTAAGCGATTTAAAGAAAAATATAAAAAAAAATACTATCTTAATTTCTATCATGCATGTAAATAATGAGACTGGAATTATACAAGATATTAACAATATATCTAAAATTTGTCGATCTAATGATATTTTTTTTCACGTAGACGCTACGCAAAGTGTCGGAAAAATTCCTATTAATTTAAAACATTCTTCCATAGATTTGATGTCATTTTCAGCTCATAAAATATATGGACCTAAAGGTATTGGTGGTTTATATGTTCGTAGAAAACCACGCGTTCGTTTATCAGCCTTGTTACACGGCGGTGGACACGAAAGAGGTATGCGTTCGGGCACTTTGCCTGTTCATCAAATTGTCGGTATGGGAGAATCATGTAAAATAGCTAAGAAAAAAATAAAGGATGATTTTATTTATTTAAATCATTTAAAAAATATTCTTTGGAATGGAATTAAAAATATTGAAGAAGTTTATTTAAATAGTGATTTACAACAAGGTGCACCTCATATTTTAAATGTGAGCTTTAATTACGTCGAAGGCGAATCTTTAATTATGGCATTAAAGGATTTAGCAATTTCTTCTGGTTCAGCTTGTACATCTTCTAGTTTAGAACCTTCTTATGTTTTAAGAGCTCTTGGTATCAAAGACGAACTAGCGCATAGTTCCATTCGATTTTCTATTGGAAGATTTACTACTGAAGAAGAAATCAATCATACTATTTCTTTAGTTCATAAATCTATTCATAAATTGCGCGAACTTTCACCATTATGGGAAATGTTTAAATCAGGAGTTGATTTAAATAGTATAGAGTGGGATCATAATTAA
- the ilvD gene encoding dihydroxy-acid dehydratase — protein MPKYRSFTTTHGRNMSGARSLWRATGMNDEDFKKPIIAVVNSFSQFVPGHIHLQEVGKIISKTIKKSGGVPKEFNTIAIDDGIAMGHSGMLYSLPSRELIADSIEYVVNAHCADAMICISNCDKITPAMLMASLRLNIPSVFVSGGPMEAGKIQGQKKLKKLDLVDAIIYSGNPNKSDAFVKEIEMSACPTCGSCSGMFTANSMNCLVEAMGLALPGNGTLLATHIDRKKLFEKSGKIIVKITKNYYEKNNKQVLPRSIANKKSFENAMSLDISMGGSTNTILHLLAAAQEGNVHFTMSDINSLSKKIPHICSVAPSSTVYHVEDVHRAGGVMRILGELNRFNLLHKTTKNVLELTLEETLNKYDILSTNDQNIIKMFHAGPGGIRTTKPYSQDFRWKELDKDRVNGCIRSCNNAYNKNGGLSVLYGNLAKNGCIIKTASVNQENYIFSGTAKVYESQEEAVTAILSKKIIPGDVVVIRYEGPKGGPGMQEMLYPTTYLKSMNLDKKCALITDGRFSGGTSGLSIGHISPEAANKGVIALVKNGDNIKIDLYQKTIHLNITEEELNNRILNENSKGLKAYKPKNRKRYISSALKFYAHFATSADTGAIRNKKKLNV, from the coding sequence ATGCCAAAGTATCGTTCTTTTACAACGACTCATGGAAGAAATATGTCAGGAGCTAGATCTTTATGGCGTGCTACAGGAATGAATGACGAAGATTTTAAAAAACCTATTATTGCCGTAGTTAATTCTTTTTCTCAGTTTGTACCAGGCCATATTCATTTGCAAGAAGTTGGAAAAATAATTTCAAAAACAATAAAAAAATCAGGTGGAGTTCCAAAAGAATTTAATACTATTGCAATAGATGATGGAATAGCAATGGGGCACTCAGGAATGCTTTATTCTTTGCCTTCGCGTGAATTAATTGCTGACTCAATAGAATATGTAGTCAATGCTCATTGCGCCGATGCGATGATTTGTATTTCTAATTGTGATAAAATAACTCCAGCTATGTTAATGGCATCATTGCGCTTAAATATACCATCGGTTTTCGTATCAGGAGGACCAATGGAAGCTGGAAAAATTCAAGGTCAAAAAAAATTAAAAAAATTAGATTTAGTAGATGCAATTATTTATTCAGGAAATCCAAATAAATCAGATGCTTTTGTAAAAGAAATTGAAATGTCTGCGTGTCCTACGTGTGGTTCTTGCTCTGGAATGTTCACTGCTAATTCTATGAATTGCTTAGTAGAAGCAATGGGATTGGCTCTACCAGGAAACGGTACATTGCTTGCTACACATATTGATCGTAAAAAATTATTTGAAAAATCCGGAAAAATTATAGTAAAAATTACAAAAAATTACTATGAAAAAAACAATAAACAAGTGTTACCTCGATCTATAGCTAATAAAAAATCTTTTGAAAATGCAATGTCTTTAGATATTTCTATGGGAGGTTCTACCAATACTATTTTGCATCTATTAGCAGCAGCGCAAGAAGGAAATGTTCACTTTACAATGTCTGATATTAATAGTCTTTCTAAAAAAATTCCTCATATCTGCAGTGTGGCGCCAAGTAGTACTGTGTATCACGTTGAGGATGTACATCGTGCAGGTGGTGTAATGAGAATATTAGGCGAGTTAAATCGTTTTAATCTGCTCCATAAAACAACAAAAAATGTACTAGAATTAACTTTAGAGGAAACATTAAATAAATATGACATTCTAAGTACAAATGATCAAAATATAATAAAAATGTTTCATGCAGGACCAGGAGGTATACGTACAACTAAACCGTATTCTCAAGATTTTAGATGGAAAGAATTGGATAAAGATCGCGTTAACGGATGTATCAGATCTTGTAACAATGCGTACAATAAAAATGGTGGTTTATCTGTGCTATATGGAAATTTAGCAAAAAACGGTTGTATAATTAAAACAGCAAGTGTAAATCAAGAAAATTATATTTTTTCTGGTACTGCTAAAGTATATGAAAGTCAAGAAGAAGCGGTAACAGCTATCTTATCAAAAAAAATAATACCTGGAGATGTTGTAGTAATTCGATATGAAGGCCCAAAAGGGGGGCCAGGAATGCAAGAAATGTTATATCCTACAACATATTTAAAATCTATGAATTTAGATAAAAAATGCGCATTAATTACAGACGGTCGATTTTCCGGTGGAACTTCAGGGTTATCTATCGGTCATATTTCACCGGAAGCAGCAAATAAAGGTGTAATAGCTTTAGTTAAAAACGGTGATAATATTAAAATTGATCTTTATCAAAAAACTATTCACCTAAACATTACTGAAGAAGAATTAAATAACCGCATTTTAAATGAAAATTCAAAAGGTTTAAAAGCATATAAACCTAAAAATCGAAAAAGATATATTTCTTCAGCATTAAAATTTTACGCACATTTTGCTACTAGTGCTGATACAGGCGCAATAAGAAACAAAAAAAAACTTAATGTTTAA
- the ilvC gene encoding ketol-acid reductoisomerase, producing the protein MNYFNRLCFRKKINEIRQCRFMKRDEFKDKNKILKNKKIVIIGCGSQGLNQGLNMRDSGLDISYALKKSSILKKNKSWSNAVENNFEVNDYESLIPKADLVINLTPDKQHENVVKELQKLMKKNSCLGYSHGFNIVESGEIIRKDITVIMVAPKCPGTEVREEFKRGFGVPTLIAVHSENNPNKIGLEIAKAWAYSTGGHRAGVLESSFVAEVKSDLMGEQTILCGMLQTASLICYEKLIDDKNNPSYSSKLIQYGWETITESMKHGGITLMMDRLSNTSKIRAFKICNEVKKILKPLFKKHMDDIISGYFSEQMMKDWSNNDKNLLNWREEIKNTAFEKSSHHSEKISEQEYYDHGTLMVALLKAGVELAFETMIEAGIMHESAYYESLHELPLIANTIARKKLYEMNMVISDTAEYGSYLFTKSAYPILKKFITTIEKNSLGSSLSKKSLNNLELYQINESIRNHPVEIIGRKLRNYMKEMKEIAVAK; encoded by the coding sequence ATGAATTACTTTAATAGATTGTGTTTTCGTAAAAAAATTAATGAAATTAGACAATGTCGTTTTATGAAAAGAGATGAATTTAAAGATAAAAATAAAATCCTAAAAAATAAAAAAATAGTTATTATAGGATGTGGATCACAAGGTCTAAATCAAGGATTAAATATGAGAGATTCTGGATTAGATATCTCTTATGCTTTAAAAAAAAGTAGTATTTTAAAAAAAAATAAATCCTGGTCGAATGCTGTTGAAAACAATTTTGAAGTAAATGATTACGAATCATTGATACCAAAAGCTGATTTAGTAATTAATTTAACTCCAGATAAACAGCATGAAAATGTTGTAAAAGAATTGCAAAAATTAATGAAAAAAAACTCGTGTTTAGGTTATTCACATGGTTTTAACATTGTAGAATCTGGTGAAATTATACGAAAAGATATAACAGTAATAATGGTAGCACCGAAATGTCCGGGTACAGAAGTAAGAGAAGAATTTAAAAGAGGTTTTGGCGTTCCTACATTAATCGCTGTACATTCTGAAAATAATCCAAATAAAATAGGTTTAGAAATAGCAAAAGCTTGGGCTTATTCAACAGGAGGACATCGTGCAGGTGTATTAGAGTCTTCATTTGTAGCAGAAGTAAAATCAGATTTAATGGGCGAACAAACTATTTTATGCGGTATGTTACAAACAGCATCATTAATATGTTATGAAAAATTAATTGATGATAAAAATAATCCTTCTTATTCTTCTAAGTTAATACAATATGGTTGGGAAACTATAACAGAATCTATGAAACACGGAGGTATCACTTTAATGATGGATAGGCTTTCTAATACATCGAAAATACGAGCCTTTAAAATTTGCAATGAGGTCAAAAAAATATTAAAACCATTATTTAAAAAACATATGGATGATATTATTTCGGGTTATTTTTCCGAACAAATGATGAAAGATTGGTCTAATAATGATAAAAATTTATTAAACTGGCGTGAAGAAATAAAAAATACGGCTTTTGAAAAATCTTCTCATCATTCTGAAAAAATATCTGAACAAGAATATTACGATCATGGAACACTTATGGTAGCCTTATTAAAAGCTGGTGTTGAATTAGCTTTTGAAACTATGATAGAAGCAGGCATTATGCATGAATCAGCTTATTATGAATCATTACATGAATTACCGTTAATCGCTAATACAATTGCAAGAAAAAAATTATACGAAATGAATATGGTTATTTCTGATACTGCTGAATATGGTAGCTATCTTTTTACAAAATCTGCGTATCCTATTTTAAAGAAATTTATTACAACTATTGAAAAAAATAGTTTAGGTTCTTCGTTGTCTAAAAAATCATTAAATAATCTCGAATTATATCAAATCAACGAAAGTATCCGTAATCATCCTGTTGAAATTATTGGTCGTAAATTAAGAAATTATATGAAAGAAATGAAAGAAATTGCAGTAGCAAAATAA
- a CDS encoding UvrD-helicase domain-containing protein produces MHIYVSSEKINYFTHIKSLNLIMMSLNFVQKNAVKFTSGPCLILAGAGSGKTKVIIKKIIYLIQKCHYKPKNIIAVTFTNKAAHEIRMRLLKHLNSLQIRDIIISTFHSLGLEIIKKEIIYLNFNLNFSIFDEQDQINLIKKLIKKNIKNDIFFLKKLIFMISYWKNKFLTPLKARSLANSHEEKNFADLYKKYTTYLNESNILDFDDLICIPTQLLKKNKTIRNRWQNKILYLLVDEYQDTNNSQYELIKILTNMNSNFTLVGDDDQSIYSWRGAKPQNIFFLKKDFPALTVIKMEQNYRSYGRILKAANKLISNNSHYFKKNLFSTLKYGNKIKIIIAENEEMEAEKIAKKIIYQNFFKKIPYEDHAILYRGKHQSQILEKIFLKKNIPYVISNYTSFFSRPEIRILLNYLRVITNPNDNYAFLKIINTPHRGIGLVTLNKLEQWSIQNKKNLFEASKNIKIKEIFSIKTFKKIETFISWIQKKIETSYLNPSILLSEIITDTKYISWLSKTLKEPKRIQLSVDNIKILSNWLKEMLKGNDCDKPLTLLQIMKKIKLQNIADHKIKNNNLNQVKLMTLHASKGLEFPSVFIIGMNEGILPNIKSINNNDIEEERRLTYVGMTRAKKQLFFTLCQKRIQYGQIINTVPSRFLFELPEEDIEWDQKYIQDKNSYFF; encoded by the coding sequence ATGCATATATATGTATCATCTGAAAAAATTAATTATTTCACTCATATCAAATCATTAAATTTAATTATGATGTCTCTTAACTTTGTACAGAAAAATGCTGTAAAATTTACTAGTGGCCCCTGTTTAATATTAGCAGGGGCTGGATCTGGAAAAACAAAAGTTATTATTAAAAAAATTATTTATTTAATACAAAAATGTCATTACAAACCTAAGAATATTATTGCAGTTACATTCACTAATAAAGCTGCTCATGAAATAAGAATGCGTCTTTTAAAACATTTGAATTCCTTGCAGATTAGAGATATTATTATTTCAACATTTCATTCTTTAGGATTAGAAATCATAAAAAAAGAAATTATCTATTTAAATTTTAATTTAAATTTTTCTATTTTTGATGAACAAGATCAAATAAATTTAATTAAAAAACTAATTAAAAAAAATATAAAAAATGATATATTTTTTTTAAAAAAATTAATTTTTATGATTTCATATTGGAAAAATAAATTTCTTACCCCACTGAAAGCTAGATCGTTAGCAAATTCTCATGAAGAAAAAAATTTTGCGGATTTGTATAAAAAATATACTACATATTTAAATGAATCGAATATATTAGATTTTGATGATTTAATTTGTATACCAACTCAATTATTAAAAAAAAATAAAACAATAAGAAATCGTTGGCAAAATAAAATTTTATATTTATTAGTAGACGAATATCAGGATACAAATAATAGCCAATACGAATTAATTAAAATACTGACTAATATGAATTCTAATTTTACATTAGTAGGAGATGATGATCAGTCAATATACTCATGGCGAGGAGCAAAGCCTCAAAACATATTTTTTTTGAAAAAAGATTTTCCTGCTTTAACAGTTATAAAAATGGAGCAAAACTATCGTTCTTATGGAAGGATACTTAAGGCTGCAAATAAATTAATCTCTAATAATTCACATTATTTTAAAAAAAATTTATTTTCTACTTTAAAATACGGCAATAAAATAAAAATTATTATCGCAGAAAATGAAGAAATGGAAGCAGAAAAAATAGCAAAAAAAATAATATATCAAAATTTTTTTAAAAAAATACCATATGAAGATCATGCTATATTATATCGAGGAAAACATCAATCTCAAATTCTTGAAAAAATATTTTTAAAAAAAAATATTCCGTATGTAATTTCTAATTATACATCATTTTTTTCTCGTCCTGAAATTAGAATTTTATTAAATTACTTGCGCGTAATTACTAATCCAAATGATAATTATGCATTTTTAAAAATTATTAATACTCCACATCGCGGTATAGGATTAGTAACATTAAATAAATTAGAACAATGGTCCATTCAAAACAAAAAAAATCTTTTTGAAGCTAGTAAAAATATAAAAATAAAAGAAATATTTTCAATCAAAACTTTTAAAAAAATAGAAACTTTTATTTCTTGGATACAAAAAAAAATTGAAACTTCATATTTAAATCCATCTATTTTATTAAGTGAAATTATTACAGATACTAAGTACATATCATGGTTATCTAAAACGTTAAAAGAACCCAAAAGAATTCAATTAAGCGTTGATAATATTAAAATATTATCAAATTGGTTAAAAGAAATGTTGAAAGGAAACGATTGTGATAAACCTTTAACTTTATTGCAAATTATGAAAAAAATAAAATTACAAAATATTGCAGATCATAAAATAAAAAATAATAACTTAAATCAAGTTAAGCTAATGACTTTGCATGCATCTAAAGGATTAGAGTTTCCTTCAGTGTTTATCATTGGAATGAATGAAGGTATATTACCTAATATAAAAAGTATTAATAATAATGATATCGAAGAAGAAAGAAGATTAACTTACGTTGGAATGACAAGGGCAAAAAAACAATTGTTTTTTACACTATGTCAAAAAAGAATTCAATATGGACAAATAATTAATACAGTACCTAGCAGATTTTTATTTGAGTTACCTGAAGAAGATATTGAATGGGATCAAAAATACATTCAAGATAAAAATTCCTACTTTTTTTAA
- the trxA gene encoding thioredoxin TrxA — protein MNKIIELTDQNFEEKVLKSKGFILVDFWAEWCNPCKILAPILEEIADEYCDKIVIGKINIEKYPKTAPKYSVRGIPTLLLFHDSEVLATKVGALSKLQLKEFLDESMQFIS, from the coding sequence ATGAATAAAATAATTGAACTAACTGATCAAAATTTTGAAGAGAAAGTCTTGAAATCAAAAGGTTTTATATTAGTTGATTTTTGGGCAGAATGGTGTAATCCATGTAAAATATTAGCTCCTATTTTAGAGGAAATAGCAGATGAATATTGCGATAAAATAGTTATTGGAAAAATAAATATTGAAAAATATCCGAAAACAGCTCCCAAATATTCTGTAAGAGGTATTCCTACGTTATTACTATTTCATGATAGTGAAGTTCTTGCTACTAAAGTTGGGGCTTTATCTAAATTACAGCTTAAAGAGTTTTTAGATGAAAGCATGCAATTTATTTCATAA
- the rho gene encoding transcription termination factor Rho, whose amino-acid sequence MNLTALKNMTVSELITLGEKMGLENLARMRKQDIIFAILKQHSKSGEDIFGDGVLEILQDGFGFLRSADSSYLAGPDDIYVSPSQIRRFNLRTGDTISGKIRPPKEGERYFALLKVNKVNYDKPENARSKILFENLTPLHANSRLRMERGNGSTEDLTARVLDLASPIGRGQRGLIVAPPKAGKTILLQNIAQSIAYNHPDCVLMVLLIDERPEEVTEMQRLVKGEVVASTFDEPASRHVQVAEMVIEKAKRLVEHKKDVIILLDSITRLARAYNTVVPASGKVLTGGVDANALHRPKRFFGAARNVEEGGSLTIIATALVDTGSKMDEVIYEEFKGTGNMELPLSRKIAEKRVFPAIDYNRSGTRKEELLTLPDELQKMWILRKIIHPMSEIDAMEFLLNKLSMTKTNDEFFDMMKRS is encoded by the coding sequence ATGAATCTTACCGCACTTAAAAATATGACAGTTTCTGAATTAATTACTCTTGGTGAAAAAATGGGGTTGGAAAATTTAGCGCGTATGCGTAAACAAGATATTATTTTTGCCATCCTTAAACAGCATTCAAAAAGTGGAGAAGATATATTTGGAGATGGTGTATTAGAAATATTACAAGATGGATTTGGTTTTTTACGTTCTGCTGATAGTTCTTATTTAGCTGGTCCTGATGATATATATGTTTCTCCAAGTCAAATTCGTAGATTTAATTTGCGCACTGGAGATACTATTTCTGGAAAAATAAGACCCCCTAAAGAAGGTGAAAGATATTTCGCTCTACTAAAAGTTAATAAAGTTAATTATGACAAACCTGAAAATGCAAGAAGTAAAATTTTATTTGAGAACTTAACACCTTTGCATGCAAATTCTAGATTAAGAATGGAACGTGGTAATGGTTCTACTGAGGATTTAACAGCAAGAGTATTAGATTTAGCATCACCTATTGGACGAGGGCAAAGAGGTTTAATTGTAGCACCCCCTAAAGCTGGAAAAACTATATTACTCCAAAATATTGCACAAAGTATAGCATATAACCATCCAGACTGTGTATTGATGGTACTATTAATTGATGAAAGACCTGAAGAAGTAACAGAAATGCAAAGATTAGTAAAAGGAGAAGTGGTTGCTTCTACTTTTGATGAGCCCGCATCAAGACATGTTCAAGTTGCTGAAATGGTTATTGAAAAAGCAAAACGATTAGTAGAGCATAAAAAAGACGTAATTATATTATTAGATTCTATCACTCGTTTGGCACGTGCTTATAACACTGTAGTTCCTGCTTCTGGAAAGGTTTTAACAGGAGGTGTAGATGCAAATGCATTACATAGGCCTAAAAGATTTTTCGGGGCAGCTCGCAATGTTGAAGAAGGAGGTAGTTTAACAATTATTGCTACCGCGTTAGTAGATACTGGCTCAAAAATGGATGAAGTAATTTATGAAGAATTTAAAGGAACAGGTAATATGGAGCTTCCTTTATCAAGAAAGATAGCAGAAAAACGTGTTTTTCCAGCTATCGATTATAATAGATCAGGAACGAGAAAAGAAGAATTATTAACTCTTCCAGATGAACTTCAAAAAATGTGGATTTTAAGAAAAATTATTCATCCTATGAGTGAAATAGATGCTATGGAATTTTTGTTAAATAAATTGTCTATGACTAAAACTAATGATGAATTTTTTGATATGATGAAACGTTCATAA